One Vicinamibacteria bacterium genomic window, ACGCTTCGGTTGACGACGGGGTCGAGGGAGCCGTTGACCTTGGCCTGGGCGAAGAGGAGGGAAACGCCGACGAGGACGAGGAAGAGGCTCGAGGGGAAGCCGGCGGCGACGTCTGAGGCCTTCATCCCCGCAAAGAAGACGCCCACGAAGAAGGCGAAGGCGATTGAGAGGAGTCCGACGTTGATGGGTGTGAAGCAGCTGAAGAGGATCGCGATTGCAAAGGCGGCGAGGGAGAGAAAGGCAGCGCTCAAGAGCGACGGACCCCTGGCCGGATCACGGGTATCGCAGGACGGTGCGCGAGAACCTGGGAAAGTCGTCCCGCGCCCGAGCGGGCGACGCGCTTCGGCGCATAGTAAGCACTTACTTACACGCTTCGCAGGGCTCTGTCAAGATCGCACTGCGTCACGACTTCCTGGGCCCCTCCCTCGTTGCTCGGCGAGTTCCGAGCCGCGTTAGACTGGCTCGACATGTCTCAGACTCTGGTGCACTCCCACCGCGGCACCAACGCGCTCCACACCTTGCTGCTGCTCGCGTGCATGGGCCTCCTGATGCTCGTCCTGGGTTACGCCCTTGCCGGCAGAGGCGGAGCCGCCGTCGCGGCGGGCTTCGGTGTCTTCGCCCTCTGGGTGAGTCCGCGCATCGCACCGAACGTCATCATGCGGCTCTACGGAGCGCGTGCTCTCTACCCGGGGGAGCTGCCGGCACTCGAGAACGTCCTGGCGGCACTGACGCAGCGCTCGGGATTGGCTTCGGTGCCGCGCCTGTACTACGTGCCCTCGCAGGTGATGAACGCCTTCACCGTGGGCGATCGGGAACGAGCGGCCATTGGCGTCACCGACGGGTTACTGAGAGCGCTGAATCTCCGCGAGCTCACTGGCGTACTGGCTCACGAGGTCAGTCATCTGCGAAACAACGACCTCCGGGTGATGACGCTGGCGGACATGGTGAGCCGGATGACGACGAGCCTCTCGTTCGTGGGGCAGCTTCTGTTGCTGATCAACCTGCCCCTGCTTCTTATGGGTCGCGTCACTGTGCCGTGGCTTCTCGTGTTACTGCTGCTCGCCGCTCCAAGCCTGGCGACCCTGCTCCAGCTCGCGCTTTCCCGGACGCGAGAGCACGACGCCGATATCGGCGCTTACGAGCTTACTGGCGATGCCCGCGGGCTCGCTTCGGCCTTGGCGAAGATGGAGCGCTACCAGAGGCGCTTCCTGGATCTCGTGGTTCCCGGGCGCAAGATTCCCGACCCGTCTCTGCTGCGAACGCATCCTAACGCCGAAGAGCGCATCGAAAGGTTGCTCCGCTTGGAGGGCGCTCCGCCCGAGCCCGTCCCCGAAACCGTGAGACTTGCCGTTCCCGTCCGTTTCCCGAGGGTCGAGCACGGACCTCGCTGGCATTGGACAGGCCTGTGGTATTGATGGCCCGAGGCTCTCAGGGAGCCACGACGCAAGAGCCCGTGCCCGTGTCGGTGAAAGTGCTTCCCGCCACGGGGACGAACTCCCATTCGTAGCTCGTCGGATGAAGCGTCAACTTCAAAACCCCGTGTGAATCCCGGTAACGGACTTCGCTGTTCGGCTCGATGGTCGCGAACTCATAGAGGGAGGCACCTCCGGTGCCGACGACAAACTGACGGATGCCGCGGGTCCCGTCCAGATTCCCATTCGAGTCCTGAGGTGCGAAGCGCTCGTAGTCGTGATCGTGGGCGGTCAGGACCACATCGGCACCGGCTTGATAGAGCATGTCGAACAGGTCCACGGCGGCGGCAGCGTTGCCATGGGGGCCGGAGCTGAATCGTGGATGATGCCAATAGGCGAGGGTGCAGGTGCTCGGGTTCGCCGCCAGGTCGGCCTGCAACCATTGTCCCTGAGGCGACCCGGGCCCACAACCACCCACATCAGAGCAATTGCTGTTGAGAGCGATGATGTGCCACGACCCCAGGTCGTAGCTGTAGTAGCCCTCTTCCGGATTGCCCGCGGCGGCGCCGAAGTAGACGAAATAAGCGGATGCACCCGGAGTGTGGTAATCGTGATTCCCCGTCGAAGGGCGCGTCCGCCATTTGTGACGCCCCCAGGTCGGGTCGTAGCAGTTGGTGAATTCCTGCGCCGTGCCATCGGGGTAGACGTGATCACCAAATGTGACCACGGTGCCGGAAATGCCGTCGAGAAGCGCGGCCGTCGCCTCGTCGTTCTGAGAGCTGCAGGTAGCGATGTCTCCGGCTCCCACGACCACGATCCCTCCCGGAGACACCGTCAGCACAGCCTGATCGAAAGCCGTGAGGCCATCCGTGTCGATCGCTGTCGCGCTAACGATGTGCGTGCCCTCCGAAAGATCGAAGCGGACAAAAGCGCCTCCCGTTCCGATGACACCGTCGAGATTGGACTCCCACGTTAGACCGGACGTCAGGTCCCCGTCCTCGGGGTCGGTTGCGCCACCGGAGAAGACAATGTGTTCTCCTGTTTCGAACGTCGCTCCATTCACGGGAGTGGTGATCGTTACCTGGGGTGGGTTGTTCTCGAGAATTCCCGTGTATTCGACATGCAAGAGCGGTGCGCCGCTCGGAAGGCCGTCGTAGGCCTCCGCCGTGCGTCTACCCGTGCCGGTGATGATGACCGACAGGGCGTTTCCACTCGACCAGCCGGGCCGGCTCACGATCTCCTGTATCACGGGAGTGAGATTAGGAGTTCGCTGGCCTGACCCCGCCTCGCCCGCGGTCGTCCACGCCGGTGCGGTCCAAAGGACCGAGGCTAACGTCCGTGGTCTCGTGGATACCTCACCGCTGGACGCGACGAACGCAAAGGAATGATCAGCCGATTCGCCCTCGATGAGAAGAAGCGTCGGAGCGCTGCCCGTTTCATCGGTTTGAAATTGAATGTAAGCATTCGAGATGGCGGCATCCCGAGGGAGGTCGACCCCGTCGAAGCGAATCCCGACCGTCTGGGTAGATGCTTCCTCGACGAGCTCGAGATCGCTGCTGGTGAGCCGAACGATGCCGCTCTGATCCTCTTCGGCGTCGTCCGAGCTCGATACAACTCGGGCCTGGACGATCGTCGCCGCCGGATCGCCCACGGACAGGTTGACCGAGGCCTCTCCCATCAGGCCCTCGCCATCCACGGCGGAGGCGGTGATCGTGTGACTCCCCGATGAAAGCGTGGTCGTCGAGATCGAGCCGCCCATGCCTAGGCTGCCGTCCCGATCGGACTCCCAAACGAGGCTCGCGGTAAGGTCCCCATCCTCCAAGTCGCTTGCCGTCGCGGAGAAGTCCACGTTCTCGCCGAAATCGAAGCTTGCCCCGTCGACCGGCAGAGTGATGGCCACCGTCGGCGGCGTATTGTTCACCGTCACGATGATTTGATCCGAGCCGGTAAGCCCCTCGCTATCCGTCACCGACGCGGCAATCGTGTGCTGGCCGAGAGAGAGCGCGGAATGGCTGAACGAGCCCCCGGTTCCGATCTCTCCATCGACGTTCGAGGTCCAGGAGAGTGCGGCGGTGAGGTCCCCGTCCTCCACATCGCTAGCCGTCCCCGAGAAATCGACGTTCTCGTCGAAATCGAAGCTCGCCCCGTCCACCGGCAGAGCGATGGCCACCGTCGGCGGTGTGTTGTTGACCGTCAAGATGAGTTGATCCGAGCCGATAAGTCCTTCGCTGTCGATAACCAAAGCGGTAATCGTGTGCTGGCCGAGTGAGAGCGCGGCATGGGTGAACGAGCCGCCCGCCCCGATCTCTCCATCGACGTCCGAGGTCCAGGAGAGTGCGGCGGTGAGGTCCCCATCCTCTAAATCGCTCGCTGTCCCCGAGAAAAAGATGGCCTCGCCGAAATCGAAGCTCGCGCCGCTCGCAGGTGAAGTGATGCTCACACCGGGTGGTGTGCTGGTGAACACCTGCAGCGTGATTTGGTCGGTTGCGGTGAGCCCCACGCTATCCGTCACCGAGGCGGTGATCGTGTGCGGGCCAGGAGAAAGCAGGCTCGTGATGAAAGACCCCCCGGAACCGACGCTACCGTCCAAGTCCGAGATCCAGGTGAGGCTGGCGGTGAGATCGCCGTCCTCGGGGTCGCTTGCCGTACCGGCAAAATCGATCGCCGTCCCGAGCTCGAAACTCGACCCTCCGGAAGGTGACATGATGCTCACGCTCGGGGGCGTGTCGTGCACCGTGATCGTGATCTGATCCGATCCGACGAGTCCTCCGTCGTCAGAGGCTCGGGCCGTGACCCGATGCAGTCCCGAGGACAGACCCGTTACCGAAATGGCCCTGCCCGATCCGATGCTTCCGTCCCGGTCCGACACCCATGACAGATTGGGACTGAGATCGCCGTCTTCCTCGTCCGTGGCAACGCCCACGAAATCGACCGGCACGCCGGGACCAAAGCTTGATCCATCGGCGGGCGCATCGATCGAGACGAGCGGCAACGCGTCGACGGTGCATGCCGGGTCGAGCTGCATCGTGACCCACGCGCCGCTTCCCACGGAGAAACCGTTCTCGATGATGATGCGACTGCCGGCGCGGAAGACCACGGAGCCGGGGTCCATGATGTGGAAATCCGGACCCAGGACGATCGTGTCGCAGGCGAGGTAGAAGCGATTGTCGGTCACTAGATCGCTCGTCAGTACGCGATCGGTGAACAGGAGGCTCTGGTAACTCACGTGAAGCGAGGGAGCGTTCATCGGATCGCCGTCGTGGGCCCGCGCCATCCTCGTGCCGGTGCCGGTGACGATCAGAGACAACGAATGGCCACTCTCCCAACCGGGCCGGGAAACGATCTCCTCGAGAACGGAGGCGATATCCGGCGTACGCTGATCGATGCCGGCCTCGCCCATCGCCAGCCAATCGGGTGGAGACCAGGAAACCGCGGCGCTGGTTCGCGGCCGCGACGACACGTTTGCGCCCGACGAGCTGAACGTAGAGGCATCATCGACCGCCTCTCCCTCGATGGTGAGTGAACCTGGCCCGGTGCTGATTCCGCTCGCCTGAAACTGAACGTAGGCTTCGGAAACGTTCGCGCCTCGAGGAATCCCGACCTGCGGAAAACGTAAGCCGACCGTTTGGGGCGTGCCACTGGCCTGGTCGTGCACCAGATCCAGGTCGAAGCTGCCGAGGGCCACGCTTCCGGTTGCCGACTCCTCGGCGTCGTCGGACGATGACGCGACGCTCGCTTCGACCAACGTCGTTTCGCCCGCGGTCGCGGTCACGGTGATGGTGATCAGGGCGACACCACTCAGGCCCCCCGAGTTCGTTGCCGAGGAGCTGATCTCGTGGGTGCCCGCCGAGAGCGTCGTCGTGGAGAAAGAGCCCCCGGTTCCCACGAGACCGTCACGGTCCGAGGTCCAAGTGAGACTTCCAGTGAGGTCGCCGTCCTCGAGGTCGTTCGCTGCGCCCACGAAGCTCACTGGCTCGCCAACCATCAATACCGCGCCGGCGGAAGGCGAGCTGATGGTCGTCGCCGGTGGTTGACGAGGCTCGATGCAATCCCCCCTGCCCGAGTCGGTAAACGACATGCCGGCGATGGGAACGAAATCCCACTCATACGAGGTCGCGTGTAACGTCAGCTTCAAAACACCGTGCGTGTCGGAGTTTCTCACCTCGCTGTTCGGCAGTACGCTCGCGAACGGTTGAAGCGGTGCCCCCCCGGTCCCGACGACGAACTGGCGAATCCCGTGAGCCAGATCGAGCGTTCCATCGGGATCTTGAGGGGCGAATCGTTCGTAGTCGTGGTCGTGGCCGTTCAAGACTACGTCGGCACCGGCGTCGTAGAGGATCTGAAAGAGATCACCGGCCGAGGCCGAGCTTCCCTCGGCGCCCGAGCTGAATCGGGCGTGATGCCAGTAGGCGAGCGAACAGGTGCTGGGGTTCGAAGCGAGGTCAGCCTGCAGCCACTGCCCCTGAGGGGAATCGGCGTCGCAGCCTCCGACTTCGAGACAGTTACTGTTGAGAACGATGATATGCCAGCTTCCCAGGTCGTAGCTGTAGTAGCCTTCTCCGGAATTGCCGGCCAGGTCGCCGAAATAGCCGAAGTAGCCTGACGCGCCCGCCGTGCTGTAGTCGTGATCGCCCGCCGAGGGGCGCGTGCGGTCTTTGTGCTGCCCCCAGCTCGGATCGTAACAACTCGCAAATTTCTGGGCCGTGGCGTTCGGATAGGCATGGTCGCCGAGGGTGAACACCGTGCCCGGAATGCCGTCCAGAAGCGCCGCCGTCTGGTCGTCGTTTTGAGGACCGCAACCGGCAATATCGCCGGCACCGACCAGGACGATCGGATCGGGGTCGACCTCCGCGGAAGAGTCCGGGACGGTCGCGAGCGAAAGCGGTAAGGCCAGAATCCAAGAGCCGCTAGAGCGTTTCCAACCAAAGATGCCAGTCGTCGCGGTGCGAAAACGCATGTCCCCCAAATCCCGATGCAATCGTTGGGGGATGGACCAACGTCTGGCGAACGAGAGCTCAAGGGTGGCTAGCTCGGTCTCGCAGGATTAGCGCTGAAAGAAGGTGCGCTGTCTGCAACCCAACCCGCTATGCCCCCGAACCCGGTCGGACCGCTTCAGACAGGAAAAATTGTAGCACACTCTCGGCGAATGCCGTCCTCCCCAAATGCGTCGCTCTACCGGGCCTCCCATCATTTGCGCGGTCGACAGCGGAATTGCTAGCCTTCAGAGGAGCTGGAGCCATGAGCCTTCTTGATCGGTTCCGTAGGTCGGCGAGGTCGCTCGCCCTGGCCATGGGGCTCGCCAGCTTGCTCGTCGGGCTCATTGGGCTCGCGCCACACGAGGACGGGGACGGAAGAACGTGCCTCGTCTGCAAAGTGCGGCAGGAACCGTTCGAGGCGCACTCGGCCGAAGCGGTCCTGGGAGGGCCGCCGCTGCGGGCGACCGATGCCCCCGTTCTGGGCGTATCCGCTCCGCGGCCAATCGTCTTCGACGCGAGTTCTCCTCGCGCACCTCCCGCCTAGCTTCGAACCGACCCTCGTGGACGAGGGTTCCGTACATTCAAGCTGGGTTTTTCGTTATCAAGGGAGGACTCCATTGAAACCGTTTATTCGTATCGGTCCATCATTCTCGGTCGCTCTCACGTTTTTCGTCTCGTTGGCAAAGGCGCAGGAAACGGGCTCGGTGAGCGGCACCGTTACCCTTGCGGCGACGGGCGATCCCGTCCACGGCGCAATCGTGCTCGTCATCGGGTTGGGAGAATTCACGACGACCGACAGCGAGGGGCACTTCCGCTTCGACCACATCCCCGCGGGCACTCATTATCTCCTCGTTCAGCGCGAGCATCTCACCGCGGAGAGACAGCAAATCATCGTGACGCCAGAACAGAACCTGGAAGTCGAATTCGCACTTGGGCTCTCGCCGATTCACGAGAATGTCACCGTCACCACGAGCGCTCGAGGGGAAGCCACGGCATTGGAGCAGTTCAATGCGGTGACCACCCTCGATTCCTTCGAGCTGTCGAAGGACATGTGGGGAAGCCTCGGTGAGGTCCTGCAAAACGAGGCGGGAGTCGCGAAACGGAGTTTCGGACCGGCTTCGAGCCGCCCCATCATCCGCGGCTTCGATGGCGACCGTGTCCTCATCATGGAGGACGGCATTCGCACGGGAGATCTCTCGAGCCAATCCGCGGATCATGGCGTGACGATCGATCCGGCGAACCTGGAGCGGATCGAGATCATCAAGGGACCGGCCACTCTGCTTTACGGCTCGAACGCCGTGGGAGGCGTGGTGAATACCATCACGCCTCACGATAGCTTCCGGCGCTCTCAGCCCCAGGGTATGAGAGGACAGGTCGTGCTCGACGCCGGTAGCGCCAACGATCAGCTCGGTGGGAACGCGAACCTCCGTTACGGAAACGGAGGCTGGATGTTCTGGGGGAGCGGGGGCGCGCGTCGAACCGGCGACTATGACACGCCCGGGGGCAGGATCGAGAACTCCGCATCCGAGCTGGCGAACGGCAGCGCCGGGGCCGGTTTCTATGGCGATCGCGCGTTCATCAGCCTGGGATATGGAATCGAGGACGGGCGGTTCGGGATCCCGGGAGCCGGCGAGCTGCACGGCCACGAGGGAGAAGAAGGAGAGCATGCGGGAGAGGAGGCATTCTTCGTCGATAGCTCGCCGCGGCGACAAAACGTTCGCTTCGACGTCGGATTGAGCGAGCTCGACAGCGCCTTTCTCGATTCGACACGCGTGACCTTCCAGTACACCGACTGGAACCACGACGAGATCGAGATCGCCGACGGAATCGAGGCCGTCGCGACCTCTTTCATGAACGATGTCTATCTTCTCCGTGCGGAGCTCGAGCAACGGCGGAGCGCCAGGCTCTCGGGCCGCTTCGGCCTCTGGTTTCAGAACCGGGACTACGAGGTGATCGGAGAAGAAGCGCTGGCGCCGCGCACGAAGCAGAATGCTTTCGCCGGCTTCGCCTACGAAGAGCTCACTCTGGGATCGGCGACGACGCTCTCCTTCGGCGGGCGGGTCGAGTACAACGACTATGACCCCGCGGCGCGGGAGGGCGGGCAGGATACCAACTCGCACGAGGGCGAAGTGCCGGTTGCCGGACACGAGGACGAGCCGCCAGAAAGCATCGCTCGATCGTTCACGGGATTGTCGGGCTCGGTCGGGTTGCGCCACGACCTCACGAGCTCCGCCGCCTTGGTGGGAAATTTCACGAGCTCGTACCGAGCTCCGGCTCTCGAGGAGCTCTACAACTTTGGCCCTCACGTGGGGAATCTCGCATTCGAGATCGGCGATCCCAACCTCGGCCGCGAGCGCATCAACGGCATCGACCTCGCCCTTCGCGGACGTTCGAGCGGTCTCGATACCGACGTCAACTTCTTCTATTACGACATCGGAAACTTCGTCTATCCGGCCTTCCAGGAGGAGATCGTGAACGGACTGCGCCTGGCGGAGTACCGGCAGGACGACGCGCGATTCGTCGGCTTCGACGCACAAGCGAATCTTCGCGTCACCCATTTCCTGTGGATCAAAGCGGGCTTCGGCTACGTCGACGCGAAGTTGACGGATATCGCCGAGTACGTGCCCCGTATTCCTCCATTCCACGGCCGGGTAGAGATCGAGATTCCGTACGAAGCTTTCACGATCACGCCAGAGATCATCTGGTCGGCCAGGCAGGACAGGATCTTCGGGACGGGCGAGACTCCCACCGACGGCTACATTGTGCTGAATCTCAAAGCGCATTACACGCTGGCGCGGACCCACCAGGCGCACATCTTTTCCGTGAATGCGTATAATTTGACCGACGAGCTCTACCGGATGCACACGAACTTCATCAAGGATTTCGCGCCTGAGATCGGCAGGGGAGTCAAGTTCACGTACTCCCTGCGGCTCTTCTAGCTGCACGCTAACGACGTGAAGATCACACAAGCGCAGAAAGCGGAGCGGTTTCGTGCTCTGCACCGGCGAGAGGGCGCCTTTGTCATTCCGAACCCTTGGGACGTGGGATCGGCGCGCCTTTTGGCCGCGCTCGGCTTCGAGGCTTTGGCCACGACGAGCTCCGGATTCGCCAACAGCCTCGGGCGCACCGACGGCGAAGTCACGCTCGATGAGAAGCTCGAACACTGTCGGGCACTGAGCGCGGCGACGGAGGTTCCCGTGAGCGCGGACCTCGAGAATTGCTTTGCCGACGATCCGGTAACTGCGGCCGAAACCATTACGCTGGCGGCACAGGCCGGCGTCGTCGGCGGATCGATCGAAGACTACACTGGTGATGACTCGAAGCCGATCTATGACCTCGGTCTGGCGGTGGAACGGGTAGCCGCTGCGGTCGAAGCGGCACGAAGGCTGCCCTTCCCCTTCACTCTTACCGCCAGGGCCGAGAACCTGCTGCACGGCCGGAACGATCTGGACGACACCATCGAGCGCCTGATGGCTTTCGAAGCCGCGGGCGCGGATGTGTTGTACGCCCCTGGGCTCGAGACGCTGGATCAGGTGAGCGAAGTGACGCGCGCCGTCGGCAAACCGGTGAACGTCCTGGCCCCGCCGTTGAGGGCCGCCACTCTCGCGCAACTGGCCGAGGCGGGGGCGAAGCGGGTCAGCATCGGTGGCGCGCTGTGCCGCGCGGCCTTTTCACCGGTGATTCGCGCAGCCGTTGCGATGCGGGATTCGGGAAGCTTCGGATGGACCGCGAACCTGGTGTCGAGCGCGGAGATCGAGCGGCTGTTTCGCAAGTTGGGAACTTGAGCCAACCGCTCCGGAATCGCTTCACCGGGCGACCCCGCGCGGCGCGCGACGAGGTCCTCGCCTCCGGGGGGACGCACGGGGGTATATGATGTCCCGCTCGACGAGGAGGAGTCATGCACCCATTGAAGTCGCTGGTGGTCACGGTTTTGGTTTTTTCCCCCTGGACCCGGATCGTTGCGGCGCAGCCCGGGCCCGCCATCGACCCGGTATTCCTCGAGTCGCTGGAGTACCGGAACATCGGACCCTATCGGGGCGGTCGGGTGACGGCGGTCGCCGGCGTGGCCGATCAGGTGCACACCTTCTACATGGGATCGACGGGAGGCGGTGTCTGGCGGACCGACGACGCCGGTCAGACGTGGAAGAACCTCACCGACGGGCAGATCGCCGCCGGCTCGATTGGTGCGATTGCCGTCGCCCCTTCGGACGCAAACGTCGTCTACGTGGGAACGGGCTCTGCGTGCCCGAGAGGTAACGTGTCCGCCGGAATCGGCATGTACCGTTCGACCGATGCGGGAAAGAGCTGGGCTCATATCGGTCTTCCCGAAGCCGGGCAAATCGGCAAAGTCCTCGTTCACCCCAACGATCCCGACCTCGTCTACGTTGCGGCACTCGGCCACATCTTCGGTCCGAACGAAGATCGCGGTGTCTATCGGACCCGTGATGGCGGAAAGACCTGGGAGAAGGTGCTCTACATCAGCGAGAAGACGGGTGCGAACGATCTTTCCATCGACCCGAGAAACCCGCGGATCCTCTACGCGGGGATGTGGCGGGCGGAGCGCAAGCCCTTCACGATGTTGAGTGGCGATCCGGATGAGGGTGGCCTGTACAAGTCGACGGATGGTGGTGACACGTGGAACGAGCTCACCGAGGGTCTCCCCAAGGGTCCCACGGGCAAAATCGGCGTATCGGTCTCCCCTTCGAATCCGGACCGTGTCTTCGCGCTCATCGAGGCGGAACCGGCGGAAGCCGGGCTCTATCGTTCGGACGACGGGGGGAAGTCGTTCCAGCTCGTCAATACCGACCGGAGCTTCGTGCAGCGAGCCTGGTACTACACGCATGTGTTCGCCGATCCTCTCGACGCCAATACCGTCTACGTCCTCAATGTCTTGATGCACCGCTCCGTCGACGGCGGGAAGAGCTTCGATACGATTCGAGTCCCCCATGGGGATACCCACGACCTCTGGATCAATCCCCATGACAACCAGGTCATGGTCTATGGCGACGACGGGGGCGCCGCGGTAAGCCTCACTGCCGGAGCGACCTGGTCGCCTCAGTCCAATCAGCCCACGGCGGAGTTCTACCGGGTCACGACGGACCATCGCTTCCCCTATTGGGTCTACGGAGCGCAGCAGGACAACACCACCGTGCGCATCGTGAGCCGCACCAATGGTCTCGGCATCTCGACGAAGGACTGGCACCAGGTCGGCGGATGCGAGAGCGGGCACATCGCTATCGACCCGCGCGACGCCGATGCGAACATCGTCTTCGCGGGATGCTACGGCGGGTCCATCACCCGCTACGACCACCGTTCGGGACAGGTCCGGGAGATCACGACCGCACCGCAGCTCGCCCTCGGACACGCCGCCGAAGACCTCGACTATCGATTCCAGTGGAACGCCCCGATCCGGATCTCGAAGCACGACCCGCGCGTGCTCTACCACACGTCCAACTACGTGCATCGCTCCACGGACGAGGGCCAGACCTGGCGGATCGTGAGCCCCGACCTGACCGTGGCCAACCCCGAGATGCTCCAGGACGCGGGCGGCCCCATCACGAAGGACCAAACCGGTGTCGAGGTCTATGCCACGATCTTCGTCTTCGAGGAATCGCCGCTGACGCCAGGAGAGCTGTGGGCCGGAACGGATGATGGACGCGTTCACCTCACGCGGGACGATGGGGTCACCTGGAGCGAGATCTCCCCTGCCGGCATACCCGAGTTCGGGACGGTGAACTCGATAGATATCTCGACGCATCAGGCGGGCCGCGCGACGATTTCCGTCTACAACTATCGTTTCGATGATTTCACGCCCTATATCTTTCGCACCAACGATTACGGGAGCTCGTGGGAGCGCATCGCCGACGGCACGCGAGGGATTCCGGAGAAGCATTTCGTTCGCGTCGTTCGCGAGGACCCCGATCGACGCGGACTCTTCTACGCCGGCACGGAATACGGAATGTACGTCTCTTTCGACGACGGGAGGAGCTGGCAGACGCTTCAGCTCAACCTTCCGGTGACCCCCGTCACCGATCTCCAGATCAAGGACCAGGATCTCGTGCTCTCGACCCAGGGGCGTTCGTTCTGGATTCTCGACGACCTCACGCCGCTTCATGAATTGACCGAAGAGGTGACGCAATCCCGCTATCACCTGTTGAAGCCGCGCGACGCCTACCGGATACGCGGTGGCGGGTTCGATATACCATCGGGTCCGCAAGGAAAGAACCCGTCCGCGGGCGCCGCCATTTATTACACCCTCTCAGAGGACTTGCC contains:
- a CDS encoding glycosyl hydrolase, whose amino-acid sequence is MHPLKSLVVTVLVFSPWTRIVAAQPGPAIDPVFLESLEYRNIGPYRGGRVTAVAGVADQVHTFYMGSTGGGVWRTDDAGQTWKNLTDGQIAAGSIGAIAVAPSDANVVYVGTGSACPRGNVSAGIGMYRSTDAGKSWAHIGLPEAGQIGKVLVHPNDPDLVYVAALGHIFGPNEDRGVYRTRDGGKTWEKVLYISEKTGANDLSIDPRNPRILYAGMWRAERKPFTMLSGDPDEGGLYKSTDGGDTWNELTEGLPKGPTGKIGVSVSPSNPDRVFALIEAEPAEAGLYRSDDGGKSFQLVNTDRSFVQRAWYYTHVFADPLDANTVYVLNVLMHRSVDGGKSFDTIRVPHGDTHDLWINPHDNQVMVYGDDGGAAVSLTAGATWSPQSNQPTAEFYRVTTDHRFPYWVYGAQQDNTTVRIVSRTNGLGISTKDWHQVGGCESGHIAIDPRDADANIVFAGCYGGSITRYDHRSGQVREITTAPQLALGHAAEDLDYRFQWNAPIRISKHDPRVLYHTSNYVHRSTDEGQTWRIVSPDLTVANPEMLQDAGGPITKDQTGVEVYATIFVFEESPLTPGELWAGTDDGRVHLTRDDGVTWSEISPAGIPEFGTVNSIDISTHQAGRATISVYNYRFDDFTPYIFRTNDYGSSWERIADGTRGIPEKHFVRVVREDPDRRGLFYAGTEYGMYVSFDDGRSWQTLQLNLPVTPVTDLQIKDQDLVLSTQGRSFWILDDLTPLHELTEEVTQSRYHLLKPRDAYRIRGGGFDIPSGPQGKNPSAGAAIYYTLSEDLPEDEELTLEILDASGEVIRTFSSKTPEKRARNLFAEFFGFGDAAKTPPAKKGLNRWTWDLGYPDGRTAPDTIMWGAITGPPAPPGRYQVRMTVSGWSATEPFEIRKDPRVDATEADLEEQFRLAIGVRDLFSESHDALIKTRSVRDQVDGLVERLTAADRAQGLEEPATALTEALSSIEEKIYQTKNESMQDPLNFQPKLDNRIANLYGIVLSAEAKPTAAAREHYESLKLELADVQQELDAVLANELVRFQDAVASKGVGPVIVPTP